The sequence ACGCGGAGCATGTCTCTGCCCGCACGCGGGAAAAGGTGCAGCAGGCAATGGCGGAACTGCACTATGTGCCTAACCTGCGGGCACAACAGCTGGCGGGTAAACGCACCCGTACGCTGGGTCTTATTACGACCGATCTGGCGCTGCACGCGCCTTCACAAATCGTCTCGGCGGTAAAATCCCGGGCAGCGGAACAGGGGGCGAGTGTCCTCATTTCCATGGTAGAGCAACCGCACCAGTGTCAGGCCGCGCTTCAGGCGTTGCTGGCGCAGCGGGTGGAAGCACTGCTGGTCAATGTGCCGCTTGACGATCCTCACGCCGAACAGCTCAGGGCGCTGGCATCGCCCGTTCCGGTGCTGTTTCTGGATGTATCGCCCTCAGCGCAGGTAAACAGCCTCGTGTTTAACGCAGAGGAGGGGGCGCGTCTAGGCGTTGAGCATCTGCTTTCGCTGGGGCATCAGCATATTGCTTTGTTGAGCGGACCGGAAAGCTCGGTCTCTGCGCGTGCGCGTCTGGCCGGATGGCAAGCGACGCTGGCACAGGCCGGCCTTGACGCGGTTGCCGTGGAATACGGTGACTGGAGCGCGGCCAGCGGTTATGAAAAAGGGCATATGCTGCTGTCGGGTACGGTATTACCGGAGGCGATTCTGGTGGCGAACGATCAAATGGCGCTTGGGGTGATGCGCGCCTGCGCGGAAAAAGGGGTAGCGATCCCTGGCCAGCTATCGGTAGTCGGGTTTGACGATACGGCCGACAGTGCCTGGTTTTCGCCGCCGCTGACGACCGTTCGCCAGGCGTTTCGCCAGGCGGGCGAACGCAGCGTGACGTGGCTGCTGGACCCCCTCCAGGGCGATGCGTGCTGGCAGGTTCAGCTGCCGGTTACGCTGGTGATCCGTCACTCCACCGCGCGCCGCCATCCGCAGCAGGCCGAGCAAGAGGATCTGGCGCAGCAGCTCAGACGCCTGGCTCTCCTGGCAGAGCAGCTTGCGCGTAAATAAAACTTTGTGATCTGACTCGCTGCTCCGCGATGGAATGCTTTACCCTCGCTCAGTGACAGGGCATGTTAACCAAAATTGTGAGCGCTTCGCAAAGAGGTTAGTATGCCCAACACTTTATCACCGACGCTCGGTGCCATTCTGGCCCGACGGGACTGGGAAAACCCCGGCGTTACCCAGTGGAACCGGCTGTCGGCTCATGCGCCGTTACACAGCTGGCGCCATGAATCCTCGGCCCTGAACGACGAGGAGTCAGTCAGCAGACGTTCTCTTAACGGGGCGTGGCGGTTTAATTATTTTACTGCACCCGAGCAAGTCCCGGAGGCATGGGTAACGGAAGATTGCGCGGACGCCGTTGCGATGCCCGTGCCGTCTAACTGGCAGATGCAGGGATTTGACACGCCCATCTACACCAACGTCACCTATCCCATTCCCGTCACGCCGCCTTTTGTTCCACAAGAGAACCCAACCGGATGTTACTCGCTCACATTTGAGGTGGATGACGCCTGGCTCCACGGCGGGCAAACCCGCATTATCTTTGACGGCGTGAACTCGGCGTTTCATCTT comes from Enterobacter kobei and encodes:
- a CDS encoding LacI family DNA-binding transcriptional regulator: MKAITLYDVASLAGVSYQTVSRVINDAEHVSARTREKVQQAMAELHYVPNLRAQQLAGKRTRTLGLITTDLALHAPSQIVSAVKSRAAEQGASVLISMVEQPHQCQAALQALLAQRVEALLVNVPLDDPHAEQLRALASPVPVLFLDVSPSAQVNSLVFNAEEGARLGVEHLLSLGHQHIALLSGPESSVSARARLAGWQATLAQAGLDAVAVEYGDWSAASGYEKGHMLLSGTVLPEAILVANDQMALGVMRACAEKGVAIPGQLSVVGFDDTADSAWFSPPLTTVRQAFRQAGERSVTWLLDPLQGDACWQVQLPVTLVIRHSTARRHPQQAEQEDLAQQLRRLALLAEQLARK